Within Micromonospora parathelypteridis, the genomic segment ACCACCAACCTGAGCCTGGTCGACACCGACCCGGCCGAGCTCGCCGTCGACGCGATCGTGATCGGCGTGCACAGCCAGCCCGGAGAGCAGGGCGCCACCAGCGGCCTCGCCGGCACCCTGCTGCTCGCCAGCGGCGCGGAGAGCATTGCCGCCGCCTTCGACGGCAAGCTGACCGAGACGCTGGCGCTGCTCGGCGCGACCGGTGGGCCGGGCGAGGTCATCAAGCTGGCCACGCTGGGCACCGTGACCGCCCCGCTGGTGGCCGCGGTCGGGCTCGGCCCGGAGCCGTCGGGTGCCGCACCGGCTCCGGAGACGCTGCGCCGGGCCGCGGGTTCGGCGATCCGGGCTCTGGCGGGCGCGCCCAAGGTCGCGCTGGCTCTGCCGCTGCCGGACGACGCGGACGCGTCGGCGGAGCTGCGCGCGGTCGCCGAGGGCGCGCTGCTCGGCGGGTACCGGTTCGCCGGCTACAAGACCCGTCCCCAGCCGACCCGGCGGGAGCCGGTCGGCGAGGTGCTCGTCGCGGTGCCGGACGCCGGCGACGCGGGCGCTCAGGCGGAGGTCGTCCGGGCGCAGGTGGTGGCGGACGCGGTCCGGCTCACCCGGGACTGGGTGAACACCGCACCGAACGAGCTGCGTCCGCCGTCGTTCGCCGACGCGGTCGCCGACGCCGCCCGTGACGCGGGCCTCGGCGTCGAGGTGCTGGACGAGGCGGCGCTGGCCGCCGGCGGGTACGGCGGCATCGTCGCGGTCGGGCAGGGCTCGGAGGCTCCGCCGCGGCTGGTGAAGCTCACCTACACGCCGCAGGGCGGCGGTAACGGCAAGCGGGTCGCGCTGGTCGGCAAGGGGATCACCTTCGACACCGGCGGCATCTCGATCAAGCCCGCGCAGGGCATGTGGGAGATGAAGTCCGACATGGGCGGCGCGGCCGCGGTGGGCGCGGCCATGCTGGCGATCGCCGCGTTGAAGCCGACGGTGGCGGTCAGCGCCTACCTGCCGATGGCGGAGAACATGCCGTCGGGCACCAGTTACCGGCCGGGTGACGTGATCACCATGTTCAACGGCAAGCGGGTCGAGGTGCTCAACACCGACGCCGAGGGCCGGATGGTCCTGGGCGACGCCATCGCCCGCGCCTGCGCGGACGGCACCGACTACCTGTTCGAGACCTCGACCCTGACCGGCGGCCAGGTGGTCGCGCTGGGTAAGCGGGTGGCCGGTGTGATGGGCACTCCGGAGCTGTGCGAGCGGGTCCAGGTGGTCGGCGACGCGGTTGGCGAGCCCGCCTGGCCGATGCCGCTGCCTGAGGACGTGCGTAAGGGCATGGAGTCCGACGTGGCGGACATCTCGCAGGTCAACGCCGGGATGGACCGGGCCGGTCACATGCTGCAGGGCGGGGTGTTCCTGCGCGAGTTCGTGACCGACGACGTGGCCTGGGCGCACATCGACATCGCCGGGCCGAGCTACCACTCCGGCGAGCCGACCGGTTACTGGACCAAGGGCGGCACCGGCGTGCCGGTCCGCACGCTGGTGCAGCTCGTCGAGGACGTCGCGGCCAACGGCTGACGGAAGTGATGCGGAGGGGTCCCCGGGTGGGGGCCCCTCCGTGCGTCTCAGCCCCGCTCGGGCCGACGCTTGCGGCGCTCGTTGAAGTCGCGCATCCGCTGCGGGTAGCCCATCAGCCGGACGTCGTACACCGGGATGCCCATCCGGTACGCGAAGCGTCGGGCGCCGTCCGGGCCGTCGATGCGCCGGCGGGTCCACTCTCCGTCGTCGGCGATCAGGATGACCGTGGTCTCCGTCACCGTCGTCCGGGGCTCGATGTAAGCCTCGACACCGCGCCGGCTCCGAATGAAATTCTCGAGATGGTCCAGGTCGCCCCGATCGGCGGCACGGTCATGACTCGGCACAGCCGCCTGTTTGCGGCGCCGGAACAACCCCACCGGACCTCTCCCCCACGTTGTGTCATCGACGACGGTGCCAAGGGTACGTGTCGATGACGTGTCGTTGGGCACCTCGGTACGCACCCTGTGCCCGGTGGTGACAAGATGACCGAGGTGGGGTGTGTCTGTGTTACACCTCTGTGACCCCCGATGCAGCGACGCGACCTGGGAGTTGGACGTGAGCGAGCCGAACGAAGCGACCTTCGACATCGTCATTCTCGGAGGTGGCAGCGGCGGCTACGCGACCGCGCTGCGCGCCGTCCAGCTGGGCCTGAAGGTCGCGCTGGTTGAGAAGGGCAAACTCGGCGGCACCTGCCTGCACAACGGCTGCATTCCGACGAAGGCCCTGCTGCACGCGGCCGAGATCGCCGACCAGGCCCGCGAGTCGGAGCAGTTCGGTGTGAAGGCCGAGCTGATCGGCATCGACATGGCCGGGGTCAACTCGTACAAGGACGGCGTTATCGCCCGCCTTTACAAGGGCCTGCAGGGCATGCTGAAGGGCAACAAGGGAATCACCATCGTCGAGGGCCACGGCAAGCTGGTCGGCAAGAACGTGGTCGAGGTCGACGGCAAGCGCTACACCGGCCGCAACGTGGTCCTGGCCTCCGGCTCGTTCGCCAAGAGCCTGCCCGGCCTGGAGGTCGACGGCGAGCGGATCATCACCAGTGACCACGCGCTCACGATGGACCGGGTGCCGTCGTCGGTGATCGTGCTCGGTGGTGGCGTGATCGGCGTCGAGTTCGCCAGTGTGTGGAAGTCCTTCGGCGTGGACGTGACGATCGTCGAGGCGCTGCCCCGACTGGTCGCCGCCGAGGACGAGGAGTCGTCGAAGGCGCTGGAGCGGGCGTTCCGCAAGCGGAAGATCAACTTCAAGGTCGGCAAGCCGTTCGAGAAGGTCGAGAAGACCGAGAGCGGCGTCAAGCTGACCATTCAGGGCGGCGAGACCGTCGAGGCCGAGCTGCTGCTGGTCGCCGTGGGTCGCGGCCCGAACACCGCCAACCTCGGGTACGAGGAGCAGGGCGTCAAGATGGACCGCGGCTACGTGCTGACCGACGAGCGGCTGCGCACCAGCGTGCCGAACGTCTACGCGGTCGGTGACATCGTGCCCGGCCTCCAGCTCGCGCACCGGGGCTTCCAGCAGGGCATCTTCGTGGCCGAGGAGATCGCCGGGCAGACCCCGGCCGTGATCGACGAGGTCGGCATCCCGCGGGTGACCTACTGCGACCCGGAGCTGGCGTCGGTGGGTCTGACCGAGGCGAAGGCCAAGGAGCAGTACGGCGCCGACAAGGTCAAGACGTACAACTACAACCTGGGTGGCAACGGCAAGAGCCAGATCCTCAAGACCACCGGCTTCGTAAAGCTGGTCCGGGTGGAGGACGGCCCCGTCGTCGGCGTACACATGATCGGCGCCCGGGTGGGTGAGCTGATCGGTGAGGCGCAGCTCATCTACAACTGGGAGGCCTACCCGGCCGAGGTTGCCCAGCTCGTGCACGCCCACCCGACCCAGAACGAGGCCCTGGGCGAGGCGCACCTGGCCCTCGCCGGCAAGCCGCTGCACGCACACGCCTGATCATCCAACCGCGGCGTCCGGCGACGGGCGAAGATCCCACCAGGGGAATGAAGGAGTCTCAGAAAATGCCGGTATCGGTCACCATGCCCCGGCTCGGCGAGAGCGTCACCGAGGGCACCGTCACGCGCTGGCTCAAGCAGGAGGGCGACACGGTCGAGGTCGACGAGCCCCTGCTCGAGGTCTCGACCGACAAGGTCGACACCGAGATCCCGTCGCCAGCGGCGGGCGTGCTGAGCCGGATCGTGGTCGGCGAGGACGAGACCGCCGAGGTCGGCAGCGAGCTCGCCGTCATCGCCGGTGAGGGCGAGTCGACCGGTGGCGGCGAGGCCGCCCCGCAGGAGCAGCAGCAGGCCCCGGCCGCGGTCGAGCCGGTCACCGAGCCGACCGCCGCCGCCGAGGGCACCGCCGACGAGGTGGCGCAGGACGAGGCGCCGACCGAGGCGCCGGCTCCGGCCGCCGCCACGTCGGGCGAGGGCACCGCGGTGAAGATGCCGGCCCTGGGTGAGAGTGTCACCGAGGGCACGGTCACCCGCTGGCTCAAGCAGGTCGGCGAGACCATCGAGGTCGACGAGCCGCTGCTGGAGGTCTCCACCGACAAGGTGGACACCGAGATCCCGTCGCCGGTCGCCGGCACCGTGCTGGAGATCAAGGTCGCCGAGGACGAGACCGCCGCGGTCGGCGCCGACCTGGCGATCATCGGCGTTGCCGGTGCGGCCCCCGCGCAGGCGAAGCCCGAGCCGAAGCCCGAGCCGAAGGCGGAGGCCGCGCCGGCGCCGAAGGCCGAGCCGAAGCCGGCCCCGAAGGTCGAGGAGCCGACGCCGGGCCTGTCGTACAACGAGCCGTCCGCGGAGACCGAGAGCTCGGCGCAACCGGCGAAGACCGAGCAGGCTTCGCAGCCGGCCGCGCCGACCTCGACGCCGCCGCGCCCGTCTGCCCCCGCGCAGGGTGGTGGCGAAGAGGCAGCCGGCTACGTCACCCCGCTGGTGCGCAAGCTCGCCAGCGAGCACGGCGTCGAACTGTCCTCGCTCAACGGCACCGGCGTTGGTGGCCGGATCCGCAAGCAGGACGTGCTCGACGCGGCCGAGAAGGCAAAGGCGGCCAAGGCCGCTCCCGCCGCCGCGCAGCCGGCCGCCGCGCCGTCGGCCGCCCCGGCCAAGCCGGCCGCGAAGCCGCAGCCGAGCGGCAAGCGGGGCACCACCGAGAAGCTCCCCCGCATCCGTAAGGCCATCGCCACGCGGATGCAGGAGTCGCTGCACGAGATGGCGCAGCTCACCACGGTGATCGAGGTGGACGTCACCCGGATCGCCAAGCTGCGGTCGCAGGCGAAGGACTCCTTCCTGCAGCGGCACGGCGTCAAGCTGTCCTTCCTGCCGTTCTTCGCCCTCGCCGCCGTCGAGGCGCTGCAGACGTACCCGATCGTCAACGCCCGGATGGACCTGGCCGGCGGCACGATCACCTACCCGGAGGCCGAGCACCTCGGCATCGCGGTGGACACCGAGCGGGGCCTGCTGGTTCCGGTCATCCACAACGCCGGCGACCTCAACCTGGGCGGCATCGCCAAGCGGGTCGCGGACCTGGCCGAGCGGACCCGGACCAACAAGATCAGCCCGGACGAGATCGCCGGGGCGACCTTCACGCTGACCAACACGGGCAGCCGGGGCGCGCTCTTCGACACCCCGATCGTGCCGTCGCCGCAGTCGGCGATGCTCGGCACCGGTGCCGTGGTCAAGCGTCCGGTCGTGGTCAACGACCCGGAGCTGGGCGAGGTCGTCGCGGTCCGGTCGATGGTCTACCTGGCCCTGTCCTACGACCACCGGCTCATCGACGGCGCCGACGCGGCCCGCTTCCTGGCCGCGGTCAAGGAGCGGCTGGAGGCCGGCAACTTCGAGTCGGAGCTGGGCCTGGCCTGATTCAGCACCAACGCCGAAGGGCGCCCCGGTCGTCGACCGGGGCGCCCTTCCGTTTGCGGTCCTCAGCCCTTCAGCAGGGCGGTCGAGACCTGCCAGAGCCGTTCGGCGGCCTCCGGGTCCAGCGCGTAGTCCGCGACACCGGTCCGTCCGCCGGGCTGGGCGGGGGCGGCCTGCTGACAGTCCTCGAAGTAGCGCCCGCCCACGCCGTCGAGCAGCGGCGACGCGGCGACCAGCACCGAGGTGGCGGCACCCTGCTCGACGGTCTTCCAGGCCGCGGAATTGCCCGCGCGGATCCGGTTGAGCTCCTCCTCGCTGACGAAGCGCTGCAGGTTGGTCTGGATCGCTCCGGGCATCAGCGAGTTGGCCATGATGCCGTCGTCGGCCCAGCGGCGGCTCGCCTCCACGGCGAAGAGCACGTTGGCCGTCTTCGACTGCCCGTACGCCTGCCACGGCTCGTACTCCCGGCGCTCGTACTGGATGTCGTCGAAGACCACCGGTGAGCGCAGGTGGGCGGCGGAGCTGACCGAGACGATCCGCGCCGCACCGTCGGCGGCGAGCGCCGGCCGCAGCCCGGTGGCGAGCGCGAAGTGCCCCAGGTGGTTGGTGGCGAACTGCATCTCCCAACCCTGCGGCGTACGCATCTCCGGGGAGGCCATGATGCCGGCGTTGTTGACCAGGATGTGCAGCGGGCCGTCCCAGTTGGCCACGAAGTCGGCGACCGAACCCTGGTCGGCGAGGTCGAGCGGGGCGACCATGACCCGGTCGTTGCCGGTGGTGCCGGTGATGTCGTTGGCGGCCTTCTGGCCGGCGTCGGGGTTTCGGACGGCCAGGGTGACCTCCGCACCGGCGCTGGCCAGGGCACGGGCGGTCTCCACGCCGATGCCGGACGACCCGCCGGTGACGATCGCCCGCCGCCCGACGAGGTCCACGCCCTTGATCACGTCCATGGCCGTGGAGGTATGGGCGAACGAAGTGGTGATCGGCTTGCTCGTCGTCATGATCCATCCTTGTCCAGGGCGGGTCGGACCGACCGGCCCACTGCCGGAGGCCGTAGGCGGCCATGATTCGGCCTCCGCGCCGACAGGCGGCGCTCCGGACCGAATGAAGGCCGGTCCCGGTGTTTTCCCGCCCCGGGCCGGAGGTAACACGCGGCACCGCCGCCATCGCCGTTCGGGCCTCCGACCAGTCCGGACGCTGCCAGAGTGGGACCGTGGGCGGCTACCGGCGGGGTGGGCAACTGGGCCCTGCCGTCCCGATCGCCCCCGGTGCCCGGGTGGACAAGTTCGAGGTCTTCTTCGACCTGGTCTTCGTCTTCTCGTTCTTCATCATCACCCGGGCGACCGCCGCGAACATCTCCGGCAAACAACTGCTGCATGCCGGTCTGGTGCTCGCCGTGCTCTGGTGGTGCTGGGTGGTGCACAGTCTGGTCGCCACCCGGGTCCGGCTCGGCGAGGGCTACGTCCCGGTGCTCATGGTGATCGCGATGGCCGCCCTGTTCGCGTTCGCGCTCGGGCTGCCGCAGGCGTTCAGTGACCCGAAGGGCAGCGCTGCCGGCCCGATGCTGGTGGCGATCAGCTACGTCGTGGTCCGCGCCGTCCACATGATCCTCTACGCCCATGTGGTGCGCAACAGCCCACAGGAGCGCCGGCAACTGCGGCGCTTCGCCCCGGAGCTGGCGGTGAGCATCGTGCTGCTGCTGGCCGCTGCGCTGATCCCGCCGCAGATCGCCGACCCTGACCGGGCCGCCACGGTCCGCGACAGCCTGTGGATCGCCGTGGTGGTCGTGCAGTACGCCACCGGCTTCATCGTCGGCACCTGGGGCTGGGGGGTGACCAGCGCCGAACACTGGACGGAGCGCTACGACCTCATCTTGATCATCGCGCTGGGCGAGTCGGTGATCTCCACGGGCGTGGGCGGCAACCTGCTCGGCAAGCCGGTGACCTGGCCGGCGGTGGCGGCCGCCTCGCTCGGCATCGTGATCACGGCTGCCCTCTGGTGGGCGCATTTCGACTTCATCGGGCCCGCTGCCCGGATCGCCCTGCACTCGGCGGAGGGTGGCCCGCGGGTGGCGATGGCTCGCGACGCGTACGCCTACCTCTACCTGCCGATGATCGCCGGAGTGATCCTCTTCTCCATCGGCAACGAGGAGATCCTCCACAAGATCACCGACCCGGCCGGTGGGATCGCCGAGAAGATCGAGGGACCGGGCGTACCGATGTTCTTCGGTGGGTTGATCTGCTATTTCGCCGTCAACATGCTGTTCCAACTGCGCACCCTGCACACCGTCAGCTGGTCCCGGGTCGGCGTCATCCTGGTGCTCACGGTGGCCCTGCCGATCGCCCAGCACCTGCCGGCGCTCGGCGCGCTCACCCTCGCGACCGTGATCTGCGTCGGGCTGGTGGCCGTGGAGGTGCTGGTGATGTCGAGTTCCCGGCACGCGCTGCGAGCCGCCGTCTTCGAGGAGCGCACCAGCCACGAGGCCCATGAGGCCGCCTGGCGTGCACGGTGGCACAACGTCGAGGAGACCGACGAGCCGACCACACCATGACCCACCCGTATAGACTCCGGCGCAGCGTCGCGGTGCACCCGGCACGAAGGCCGCCGTGGGCATGGAGGCGCGGGGACAGCATGGGACAAACGTGCACCCAACCGATTCACCGGCCGGCCGGCTCGCTGCCGTCGGCAACCAGATGATCGAGATTCACCTCTGGCTCAGCACGGAACTCGCCCGCCTCAGGGCAAGCCTCGACCACGCGGGTGACGCCCGCCCGTCGCGGGACCTGCGGGCGCACTGCCTCACCTTCTGCTCCACACTCGGCCGGCACCACACCGGCGAGGACGGCGGCGCGTTTCGCGTCCTGGCCGAGCAGGTCCCTGAGCTGCGCCCGGTCATCGCGAACCTGATCACCGATCACGAGGTGGTGGCGGGGATCCTGGAGCGGGTCGAGGCGCTGCTGGCCGGCGACAGGGCGGCGCCGTTCGCCCAGGTGCGCGCCGAGCTGGACGGCCTGGCCGCGCTGCTGGAGTCGCACTTCCGCTACGAGGAGAAGCGGCTCGTCACCGCTCTGAACTCCCTCACCGGTCGACCCGGCACGGCCGAGGAACTCCTCGGCCTGACCGCGCCACCGACTGACGGGTATCCCGCCTAGGGACGGGTGGCTGTCCCGGCCTGCTCGACCTCCGGCACCGGGCCGGGCAGCCGCTCGTAGAACCGGATCTTCTCCCGAAGGTGGTCGTACTGCCGCTGGAGCAGACGCATCTGCTCCTCGACCTGCGTCGCGTGCCGTTGCAGCAGCTCGCGCCGCTCATCGGCGGTGTGATCGCCCTCGCGGGCCAGTTGCGCGTAACGGCACATCTGGGCGATCGGCATCCCGGTGTCGCGCAGGCAGCGGAACAGCACCAGCCAGCCGAGGTCGTCATCGGTGAAGACCCGCTGCCCGCCCGCCGTCCGCTCCACGTCGGCGAGCAGGCCGATCTTCTCGTAGTACCGCAGGGTGTCCAGGCTGAAGCCGCTGCGGCGGGCGGCCTCCGAGGGGGCGTATCCGCTCATGGCCCGAGATGTTAGTCCTTGACCTGGAGCGCACTCCAGGTTGGAGGCTGAGCCGCATGACGACGACACGGACGCTGGGACGCAGCGGCATCAAGGTGAGCGCGATCGGGATGGGATGCTGGGCGATCGGCGGGCCGCTCTGGGGTGACGACGGGCAGCCGTTCGGCTGGGGCGAGGTGGACGACGACGAGTCGATCCGCACCATCCACCGCGCGCTCGACCTCGGGGTGACCCTGTTCGACACGGCCAGCAACTACGGCGCGGGGCACAGCGAACGGATCCTCGGTCGTGCCCTGGCCGGCCGGCGGGACAGCGCGGTGATCGCCACCAAGTTCGGCAACGTCAGCGGGGAGGCCACCCGGCGGGCGCTCGGCACCGACGCCAGCCCGGCGTTCGCGGTCCGCAGCCTGGAAGACTCGCTGCGCCGGCTCGGCACCGACTACGTCGACCTCTACCAGCTGCACATCAACGAGCTGCCGGTGCCCGCCGCGCTCGACCTGATCGGCACCCTGGAGGACCTGGTCGACCAGGGCAAGATTCGCGCGTACGGCTGGAGCACCGACGACCCTGCCTCGGCGGAGGCGTTCGCGGCTGCCGGCCCGCACTGCGCCGCCATCCAGCACGACGAGTCGGTGCTGCGCGACAACGCGGCGGTGCTGGCGGTCTGCGACAACCACGACCTGGCCAGCCTCAACCGCGGGCCGTTGGCGATGGGGCT encodes:
- a CDS encoding hemerythrin domain-containing protein, producing the protein MHPTDSPAGRLAAVGNQMIEIHLWLSTELARLRASLDHAGDARPSRDLRAHCLTFCSTLGRHHTGEDGGAFRVLAEQVPELRPVIANLITDHEVVAGILERVEALLAGDRAAPFAQVRAELDGLAALLESHFRYEEKRLVTALNSLTGRPGTAEELLGLTAPPTDGYPA
- the sucB gene encoding 2-oxoglutarate dehydrogenase, E2 component, dihydrolipoamide succinyltransferase yields the protein MPVSVTMPRLGESVTEGTVTRWLKQEGDTVEVDEPLLEVSTDKVDTEIPSPAAGVLSRIVVGEDETAEVGSELAVIAGEGESTGGGEAAPQEQQQAPAAVEPVTEPTAAAEGTADEVAQDEAPTEAPAPAAATSGEGTAVKMPALGESVTEGTVTRWLKQVGETIEVDEPLLEVSTDKVDTEIPSPVAGTVLEIKVAEDETAAVGADLAIIGVAGAAPAQAKPEPKPEPKAEAAPAPKAEPKPAPKVEEPTPGLSYNEPSAETESSAQPAKTEQASQPAAPTSTPPRPSAPAQGGGEEAAGYVTPLVRKLASEHGVELSSLNGTGVGGRIRKQDVLDAAEKAKAAKAAPAAAQPAAAPSAAPAKPAAKPQPSGKRGTTEKLPRIRKAIATRMQESLHEMAQLTTVIEVDVTRIAKLRSQAKDSFLQRHGVKLSFLPFFALAAVEALQTYPIVNARMDLAGGTITYPEAEHLGIAVDTERGLLVPVIHNAGDLNLGGIAKRVADLAERTRTNKISPDEIAGATFTLTNTGSRGALFDTPIVPSPQSAMLGTGAVVKRPVVVNDPELGEVVAVRSMVYLALSYDHRLIDGADAARFLAAVKERLEAGNFESELGLA
- the lpdA gene encoding dihydrolipoyl dehydrogenase, with product MSEPNEATFDIVILGGGSGGYATALRAVQLGLKVALVEKGKLGGTCLHNGCIPTKALLHAAEIADQARESEQFGVKAELIGIDMAGVNSYKDGVIARLYKGLQGMLKGNKGITIVEGHGKLVGKNVVEVDGKRYTGRNVVLASGSFAKSLPGLEVDGERIITSDHALTMDRVPSSVIVLGGGVIGVEFASVWKSFGVDVTIVEALPRLVAAEDEESSKALERAFRKRKINFKVGKPFEKVEKTESGVKLTIQGGETVEAELLLVAVGRGPNTANLGYEEQGVKMDRGYVLTDERLRTSVPNVYAVGDIVPGLQLAHRGFQQGIFVAEEIAGQTPAVIDEVGIPRVTYCDPELASVGLTEAKAKEQYGADKVKTYNYNLGGNGKSQILKTTGFVKLVRVEDGPVVGVHMIGARVGELIGEAQLIYNWEAYPAEVAQLVHAHPTQNEALGEAHLALAGKPLHAHA
- a CDS encoding SDR family NAD(P)-dependent oxidoreductase translates to MTTSKPITTSFAHTSTAMDVIKGVDLVGRRAIVTGGSSGIGVETARALASAGAEVTLAVRNPDAGQKAANDITGTTGNDRVMVAPLDLADQGSVADFVANWDGPLHILVNNAGIMASPEMRTPQGWEMQFATNHLGHFALATGLRPALAADGAARIVSVSSAAHLRSPVVFDDIQYERREYEPWQAYGQSKTANVLFAVEASRRWADDGIMANSLMPGAIQTNLQRFVSEEELNRIRAGNSAAWKTVEQGAATSVLVAASPLLDGVGGRYFEDCQQAAPAQPGGRTGVADYALDPEAAERLWQVSTALLKG
- a CDS encoding low temperature requirement protein A, with the translated sequence MGGYRRGGQLGPAVPIAPGARVDKFEVFFDLVFVFSFFIITRATAANISGKQLLHAGLVLAVLWWCWVVHSLVATRVRLGEGYVPVLMVIAMAALFAFALGLPQAFSDPKGSAAGPMLVAISYVVVRAVHMILYAHVVRNSPQERRQLRRFAPELAVSIVLLLAAALIPPQIADPDRAATVRDSLWIAVVVVQYATGFIVGTWGWGVTSAEHWTERYDLILIIALGESVISTGVGGNLLGKPVTWPAVAAASLGIVITAALWWAHFDFIGPAARIALHSAEGGPRVAMARDAYAYLYLPMIAGVILFSIGNEEILHKITDPAGGIAEKIEGPGVPMFFGGLICYFAVNMLFQLRTLHTVSWSRVGVILVLTVALPIAQHLPALGALTLATVICVGLVAVEVLVMSSSRHALRAAVFEERTSHEAHEAAWRARWHNVEETDEPTTP
- a CDS encoding MerR family transcriptional regulator: MSGYAPSEAARRSGFSLDTLRYYEKIGLLADVERTAGGQRVFTDDDLGWLVLFRCLRDTGMPIAQMCRYAQLAREGDHTADERRELLQRHATQVEEQMRLLQRQYDHLREKIRFYERLPGPVPEVEQAGTATRP
- a CDS encoding leucyl aminopeptidase produces the protein MTSPRTTNLSLVDTDPAELAVDAIVIGVHSQPGEQGATSGLAGTLLLASGAESIAAAFDGKLTETLALLGATGGPGEVIKLATLGTVTAPLVAAVGLGPEPSGAAPAPETLRRAAGSAIRALAGAPKVALALPLPDDADASAELRAVAEGALLGGYRFAGYKTRPQPTRREPVGEVLVAVPDAGDAGAQAEVVRAQVVADAVRLTRDWVNTAPNELRPPSFADAVADAARDAGLGVEVLDEAALAAGGYGGIVAVGQGSEAPPRLVKLTYTPQGGGNGKRVALVGKGITFDTGGISIKPAQGMWEMKSDMGGAAAVGAAMLAIAALKPTVAVSAYLPMAENMPSGTSYRPGDVITMFNGKRVEVLNTDAEGRMVLGDAIARACADGTDYLFETSTLTGGQVVALGKRVAGVMGTPELCERVQVVGDAVGEPAWPMPLPEDVRKGMESDVADISQVNAGMDRAGHMLQGGVFLREFVTDDVAWAHIDIAGPSYHSGEPTGYWTKGGTGVPVRTLVQLVEDVAANG
- a CDS encoding aldo/keto reductase, with amino-acid sequence MTTTRTLGRSGIKVSAIGMGCWAIGGPLWGDDGQPFGWGEVDDDESIRTIHRALDLGVTLFDTASNYGAGHSERILGRALAGRRDSAVIATKFGNVSGEATRRALGTDASPAFAVRSLEDSLRRLGTDYVDLYQLHINELPVPAALDLIGTLEDLVDQGKIRAYGWSTDDPASAEAFAAAGPHCAAIQHDESVLRDNAAVLAVCDNHDLASLNRGPLAMGLLTGSTRAVGADDVRGRAPEWLQWFTDGRPTPRWAARVEQVRAALTADGRTLAQGALGWLLARSPRTVPIPGLRTVTQAEENLATLTQGPLSPASYAEVERLLADLRPALKP